Within Vigna unguiculata cultivar IT97K-499-35 chromosome 2, ASM411807v1, whole genome shotgun sequence, the genomic segment gaagaaaaaaaaaagttatgttaTGACTAAGCATCAGATGGTGCAATCCAGTGTCTGCCATTGACGAAACTCTTCCTGATAAATGGATGAGCCGTTTCAAAATCTAAGTCTCGTGCCAGTGAAACCCCTCTTACAGCCTCTGCTCCTGGTCCCCAACACTTGTACACTCCGAAGAACACGGTCCTGTAATCATACCATCTTTTACTTTTGTTTCTTCATGCAAAAACTTGCAACAATTTCTCTGATAGAATGTGTATGAAATAAGgataaaaggaaaaagatgATAAGATTAGAAGAGTTACTTATTCTTATTGTCGGCATGGTCCCAATCATCCCAACCACCATGTGCAACAATGTCATCGAAGTATGTGTAGGAATAGATGATTCTGGAATACTGTCCCATTGCTCGTCCCACATACAATGGACCTGTACCTGTCACCCTGCATCCCACGAATGCGAACCCTGTCTTCTCTTCCTCCTGCTTCCTGTCTTGGGCCGCTATCGACCCAAACCTGCTTGCTATTGAGTGCAGCCAGCAATCCTGATACATCAACCATTCAATTTCCTCATCAGGCCCATCCCAAAACCCAACCACGTTTATTCACTCTCACAATTTACTTACTATTTTCatggatcaatttagtctctcatctttaaaaatgtgtaaattcaattattttaattaaatatttgttaagtttatttgatgtttcaaatgcatgattgtatttgagttgtttacgttatttgatatatttatgtttCAATATTAGTCAAAAAAACgtgtttaaaatgtaaaataaatttatcaaaatttggttaaaatgattatacaaatttgtaaagttgaaaaattaaattgaaccaaaattttgaagagaaattaattctaatttagacttaaaattaaaattaagagaacagaaatatatatttaaccctatttttaaacaaaaagaatgTTGTTTCACATTATTTCACAGTCATTTTACGGGTAAAATagtcataaaaatttaattttttgtatttgtaaaataaagagaaaatgaaaaacaattgaaagtaaatttcaataaaaaaaaagttgagtaTCAAAACACCATTATCGTGATAAATACAATGTGCACAATATGCATGATGGTGAGACCCGATTCAATATCCAGTTTTGGATCTCTGAATCCCAAGTTTGCTGACACAAAGGTTTAATGGGCAAAAAAGCTTGCTTACTTTTCCTAGCACAACTAATCCCtcacaatataaaaatatataatcaactTTGCAGCACGATATCAGTGTTCTTTTCCCATGTTCAAAAACCACACCAAcaataaatagataaaagttGTTGAAATTGCATTGAAAAAGAAGTGTACTCAGTTTCTTAATCAGTGTATACGATCAATCTTTATttgcaaagaaagaaaaaaaaaaaaaaacactggATGTTACTTTTAGTAAAAGTTCACTTTATGTTTCTTTCTGTCTGCTTACTTTTATCTTTAGTATTTTGTACCTCTCTTTGCTTAGATTCTCTTTCTCTCGATCAATATACATACACAGAGCCtgaatataacataaaaatcgGTAGTACCTTGTACATGGACCTGCCATTGCCAAAAATGAAATCGATGGATCCTTCAATATAGCATTCCTTGAAGTAATGTCTACCAGCATCGTCACAAAGTGTGTCCTGTGCACCGTAGAACCCGCAGCCGGAGAAATATGCCTTGTCGCCGGAAATGCGAAACGCCACCGCCTGCCATCCCTGCATCCCCGGCATCGGTGCCGGCGCTGTGTTCTGCATGTATCCGCCATAAGGTTTTATATaagtaaaaatgtaaaacattTAGTGCAAGCATTAATTAAttgcagtaaaaaaaaaaaaccttgaaGCTGATGTTCCTGGCAGAAAAATAGCTGGCAAAAACAGTAACAGAAGCGGTTCTGTAAGTACGAAGCTGCTGTCCACTGGGACCAGGGTCACTGGCTCGGTCGTGCCATTCTATCACAGTCACTTCTTTACCCGCACCCTCAAACGTTATGTACGGCTTCGTCACGGGTACCACCACCTTTTCTCTGCACCATATTCAAATCAAATACAATATGCCAAATATCAAACACCTAACGTACTAATCATCATCATTACGCTATAATTGTCTATAatgaatgaataatataatacttgTAGCATCCGGCGTTGATTTGAATGAGGATATTCCTTCTGTTGTTGTCTGGGACGGCATCCACGGCGTCTTGAACGGACCGGTAGTGGCCGCCGCCGTTAATGTCGACCGTTATTTTACGGTAGCCGATGGGTCCGACCCAGGGCTGGTTCTTGGAGGAGTTGGCGGAAAATGTCCTGAAGGTAAGGTCGTGGTGGGCTGTAGACGTCACTGTTGTTGCATGGAATATGCAGGTGAAAACCACGAGCACTACTTGCAGTGACACTGAGAGAGAAGCCATTAGATAGCAGATTGCAGCATCGAACGCGAAGATTAGAGAATGTTGGAGAAACAGAAGAGACAagtgtttttatatttgtatggAATGTGCAATGTGGAAGCAAAAAgcgagaaagaaaagagagacgAAGCTGGTATATTTTATAGGTAGAGATACTATTTGGGTGTACTGTGAGTAGGGGTTATAgagatagttttttttatatatttttaagaaagaagaaggaggagatgATGGTCTTTCCAACGGTCATTTTTACTACCTTTTGGAAACTTTTGATTGGTTGACATTGCCGTAATCTTGTCATAATTTTGTCTTGGTATCTCTAAGTAAGATACTATACCATGTCTCTTATGTCCAATTATtgagtatgattaataataatattcacaTTTTGGATATACTACAAaaaaggacaatgatattttgattactaaattttgacaatttttttttacaacataatatgttattttctgaAAAGTTTTGAaacattgaaaatgaaaaaaataaagaaatgaagaaTCATTTAGAAGATGACAcctaaaattgtaagaaaaagttgtcaaaatttaatagttaaaaaatcattttcttaaaaagaaatagTATTTGATGTAGTTAATGTTTTTGATTGAGATTAGGATTCTTTTTTTAGTC encodes:
- the LOC114174114 gene encoding probable pectinesterase 68; protein product: MASLSVSLQVVLVVFTCIFHATTVTSTAHHDLTFRTFSANSSKNQPWVGPIGYRKITVDINGGGHYRSVQDAVDAVPDNNRRNILIQINAGCYKEKVVVPVTKPYITFEGAGKEVTVIEWHDRASDPGPSGQQLRTYRTASVTVFASYFSARNISFKNTAPAPMPGMQGWQAVAFRISGDKAYFSGCGFYGAQDTLCDDAGRHYFKECYIEGSIDFIFGNGRSMYKDCWLHSIASRFGSIAAQDRKQEEEKTGFAFVGCRVTGTGPLYVGRAMGQYSRIIYSYTYFDDIVAHGGWDDWDHADNKNKTVFFGVYKCWGPGAEAVRGVSLARDLDFETAHPFIRKSFVNGRHWIAPSDA